The proteins below are encoded in one region of Oceaniferula marina:
- a CDS encoding PEP-CTERM sorting domain-containing protein (PEP-CTERM proteins occur, often in large numbers, in the proteomes of bacteria that also encode an exosortase, a predicted intramembrane cysteine proteinase. The presence of a PEP-CTERM domain at a protein's C-terminus predicts cleavage within the sorting domain, followed by covalent anchoring to some some component of the (usually Gram-negative) cell surface. Many PEP-CTERM proteins exhibit an unusual sequence composition that includes large numbers of potential glycosylation sites. Expression of one such protein has been shown restore the ability of a bacterium to form floc, a type of biofilm.) translates to MKRVNVTLCALSAMSASLSAAIVIPDAVSLAGAHSNPASNTGIDHTIDGSGLSATLTDANLSTVTHERGYNRDIQYLTQNAGAPDVLDVTVTYSFTTAIEDQLTTLAFWSYTQANRPNSHASSITVAVNTGSGLSTIGTFNISTPDLSQTSHVADLIDLSSYNLSNVSEVSISLNQANVDSFGEYVGGINEVAFQTQPVPEPGAASLLLISCSGLLLHRRRMASV, encoded by the coding sequence ATGAAAAGAGTAAATGTTACCCTATGTGCCTTGTCGGCAATGTCCGCGAGTTTATCAGCCGCAATTGTTATACCTGATGCTGTAAGCCTTGCAGGAGCACATTCAAATCCCGCAAGCAACACGGGTATTGACCATACTATTGATGGGTCCGGGCTTTCAGCTACCTTGACGGATGCTAACCTGAGCACTGTCACACATGAGAGAGGATATAATAGAGATATCCAGTATTTAACCCAGAACGCAGGAGCACCCGATGTATTGGATGTGACTGTCACCTATAGTTTTACTACTGCTATTGAAGATCAGCTCACGACCTTGGCATTTTGGAGTTATACCCAGGCTAATAGACCTAATAGTCATGCCTCGTCTATTACGGTTGCTGTGAATACTGGGAGCGGATTAAGCACCATCGGAACATTTAATATAAGTACCCCTGACTTGAGTCAAACAAGCCATGTCGCCGACTTGATCGATTTAAGTAGTTACAATCTAAGCAATGTGTCAGAAGTTTCCATATCATTGAATCAGGCTAATGTTGACAGCTTTGGGGAGTATGTGGGAGGGATTAACGAGGTGGCATTTCAAACACAACCCGTTCCCGAGCCCGGTGCGGCTTCGCTTTTGCTCATTTCTTGTTCTGGTCTGCTGCTGCATCGCAGAAGAATGGCGTCGGTCTGA
- a CDS encoding glutamine amidotransferase yields the protein MTKKKIYYIGDWAVMLGPYFAETPFNNAMKGVEMFNYGKYLQAALESSGEYEVTSVPTWDFYRMAPGEWEQILESYDTIIFSDVELKNFQLAPSFFDRSQFGGEPLTFPDRVRLTVEAMHAGTHMMFLGGWLSFNGEMGKGGWGRSRLAEILPVECLSVEDLVESTEGFRGLVKKPEHMIFNGIDIHHTPPILGYNRVLPKEECQVLACWEGSSDPMLAVGTFGAGRSLAYTSDPAPHWGCNFVYWDDYARFWLNAMKYLLS from the coding sequence ATGACAAAGAAGAAAATATATTACATTGGTGACTGGGCGGTAATGCTTGGGCCTTATTTTGCGGAAACGCCATTCAATAATGCGATGAAGGGGGTGGAGATGTTTAATTATGGTAAATATCTGCAGGCCGCTCTTGAGTCGTCCGGCGAGTATGAAGTGACCAGTGTGCCGACCTGGGACTTTTATCGTATGGCTCCAGGTGAATGGGAGCAAATCCTCGAGTCTTATGATACGATTATTTTTTCGGATGTGGAGTTGAAGAACTTCCAACTGGCTCCTAGCTTTTTTGATCGCTCCCAGTTCGGTGGTGAGCCCTTGACCTTCCCTGATCGTGTGCGTCTGACGGTGGAGGCCATGCATGCGGGAACACACATGATGTTTTTAGGTGGTTGGTTGAGTTTCAATGGAGAAATGGGCAAAGGGGGGTGGGGAAGGTCGAGATTGGCTGAGATCTTGCCAGTGGAGTGCCTATCGGTAGAAGACTTGGTGGAAAGCACAGAAGGGTTTAGAGGTTTGGTTAAGAAGCCCGAGCATATGATTTTCAATGGGATTGATATTCATCACACTCCTCCTATTCTTGGATACAATCGCGTTTTGCCCAAGGAAGAGTGCCAAGTACTGGCGTGCTGGGAGGGCTCTTCAGATCCTATGCTTGCAGTTGGAACATTTGGAGCTGGCCGGAGTCTGGCCTACACTTCAGATCCTGCGCCTCATTGGGGCTGCAATTTTGTCTATTGGGACGACTATGCCAGATTTTGGCTCAATGCGATGAAGTATTTGCTGAGCTAA
- a CDS encoding AraC family transcriptional regulator, with the protein MSGDYRQTRSLDIPSIPRVYFVAKIVRTEALRFRSSSLSGHLIHFITEGEVEQEVGGVRQVLSVGQAVWYPANVLVRGQVTQGPWSFITVNFECPELPAVLPDQRVVDVVPAALDLADSLLHDWNTLSLDNIANQARIGARVLELIAQAYPSTKQSQAFTGDVSLWWQIERDYSRAVDAPLPKLCELSKRYHVTGKQLSQVCRQATGLPPGRRLRAIRMSHVRGLLVSSNLSVSEIAYQTGYRRVQDLSRDCDLVFGCSPTMLRNQFAQSRFVNL; encoded by the coding sequence ATGAGTGGTGATTATCGTCAGACCCGATCGTTGGATATTCCTTCTATACCGCGTGTTTATTTTGTTGCGAAAATCGTTCGCACAGAAGCACTGCGTTTTCGGTCATCCTCATTATCTGGTCACTTGATCCACTTCATCACAGAGGGGGAAGTCGAACAGGAGGTCGGGGGGGTGCGACAGGTGTTGTCAGTAGGGCAGGCTGTTTGGTATCCCGCCAATGTCTTGGTCAGGGGGCAGGTGACCCAGGGCCCTTGGTCGTTTATTACCGTCAATTTCGAATGCCCAGAGCTTCCTGCAGTGTTGCCTGATCAACGTGTTGTCGATGTCGTGCCTGCCGCACTGGATCTTGCAGATAGCCTTCTTCACGACTGGAACACTCTCAGCTTGGATAATATTGCTAATCAGGCTCGGATCGGGGCACGTGTGCTTGAACTGATAGCTCAGGCCTACCCGTCAACTAAGCAATCGCAGGCATTCACGGGGGACGTTTCGCTGTGGTGGCAGATTGAGCGCGATTACAGTCGGGCTGTCGATGCTCCACTACCCAAACTTTGTGAATTGAGCAAGCGTTATCATGTGACGGGTAAGCAACTGTCCCAGGTGTGTCGACAGGCTACGGGGCTGCCTCCCGGTAGGCGGCTTAGAGCGATTCGCATGAGTCATGTCCGTGGGTTACTGGTGTCCAGTAACCTGAGTGTATCTGAGATAGCCTACCAGACAGGCTACCGCCGGGTTCAGGACCTTTCTCGCGATTGCGATCTTGTATTTGGTTGCTCACCAACGATGTTACGCAATCAGTTTGCCCAGAGTCGATTTGTAAACTTGTAA
- a CDS encoding SulP family inorganic anion transporter: protein MFHLFSKKNGNLKDDSLSGLTVALALVPEAIAFSFIAGVDPLVGLWAAVFMGFITSALGGRPGMISGATGAIAVVAGSAVKFGNDLGDDLGIQYLFAVIIVAGVIQILFGILKLARFIRLVPHPVMIGFVNGLAIVIAEGQFGFFKASGEWLSGQPLYLMVGLVILTMLIIQFFPKLTKAVPSTLVAIIVVGLISAFGMDARTIADVLKDGGGTGSLSGDFPPFAFPSDVNWGAHWQFILKTGFVVAMVGIIESLMTLQLIDEITETRGQGNRESIAQGTANILSGLFHGMGGCAMIGQSLINIKSGGRGRTSGVVAAVALALFIMVGGPLIVQIPIAALVGVMFMVVIGTFEWSTFKSFGKIAHTEMIVIIAVTLVTAIMHDLALAVFVGVVLSALIFAWESSKHITVTMHKDTPEERIYGVEGMLYFGSVREFSDRFQAKSDVPNIVIDFEDARVCDLSGLEAINALGERYRNAGKTLKLRHLSKDCRRMLDRAGKLVEIEVLPDDPTYSVARLRSEDSKIISA, encoded by the coding sequence ATGTTTCATCTCTTCAGCAAAAAAAATGGCAACCTCAAGGACGACTCCCTGTCGGGTTTAACCGTCGCCTTGGCCCTGGTTCCCGAAGCGATTGCCTTCTCCTTCATTGCCGGAGTCGACCCTCTGGTCGGCCTTTGGGCCGCGGTGTTCATGGGCTTTATTACCTCCGCCCTGGGTGGCCGCCCGGGAATGATTTCCGGAGCGACTGGTGCCATCGCCGTTGTGGCGGGATCCGCGGTCAAGTTTGGTAACGATCTGGGTGACGATCTCGGCATTCAGTATCTCTTTGCCGTCATCATCGTTGCAGGAGTGATCCAAATCCTCTTCGGAATATTAAAACTTGCGCGATTCATCCGCCTGGTTCCCCATCCGGTGATGATCGGCTTTGTCAACGGTCTGGCAATTGTGATCGCCGAAGGCCAATTCGGATTTTTTAAAGCCAGCGGTGAATGGCTCTCCGGCCAACCACTCTACCTGATGGTCGGACTGGTTATCCTGACCATGCTGATCATTCAGTTTTTTCCAAAACTCACCAAAGCCGTTCCATCCACGCTGGTGGCCATCATTGTCGTTGGCTTGATCAGCGCCTTTGGAATGGACGCCCGCACCATTGCGGATGTCCTCAAAGACGGCGGAGGCACCGGGTCTCTCAGCGGGGACTTCCCTCCCTTTGCTTTCCCAAGCGATGTCAATTGGGGCGCCCACTGGCAGTTTATTCTCAAAACCGGATTTGTGGTCGCCATGGTCGGCATCATTGAATCCCTGATGACCCTGCAGCTGATCGATGAAATCACCGAAACCCGGGGACAAGGCAACCGTGAAAGTATTGCTCAGGGAACCGCCAATATCCTCTCCGGACTCTTCCACGGCATGGGAGGTTGCGCCATGATCGGACAGTCGCTGATCAACATCAAATCCGGTGGACGCGGCCGAACCTCCGGTGTAGTGGCAGCTGTCGCCCTGGCCCTCTTCATCATGGTCGGAGGCCCGCTGATCGTACAAATCCCCATCGCAGCCTTGGTCGGCGTCATGTTTATGGTCGTGATCGGCACCTTCGAATGGTCCACCTTCAAGAGCTTCGGCAAAATTGCTCACACGGAGATGATTGTCATCATCGCCGTCACCCTGGTGACAGCCATCATGCACGACCTCGCCCTGGCCGTCTTTGTCGGCGTGGTTCTCTCCGCCTTGATTTTTGCCTGGGAAAGCTCCAAGCACATCACCGTGACCATGCACAAAGACACCCCGGAGGAGCGGATCTACGGCGTCGAAGGCATGCTCTATTTCGGCTCCGTGCGCGAGTTCTCCGATCGCTTCCAAGCAAAATCCGATGTCCCGAACATCGTCATCGATTTCGAAGACGCCCGCGTTTGTGACCTCTCCGGTCTCGAAGCCATCAACGCCCTCGGGGAACGCTACCGCAATGCGGGGAAAACCCTCAAATTGCGTCACCTCTCGAAAGACTGCCGCCGCATGCTCGACCGCGCTGGCAAACTGGTCGAGATCGAGGTCCTACCTGATGACCCCACTTACTCGGTGGCTCGCCTGCGCAGCGAGGACAGCAAGATCATCAGCGCCTAA